The following proteins are encoded in a genomic region of Hippocampus zosterae strain Florida chromosome 2, ASM2543408v3, whole genome shotgun sequence:
- the LOC127595829 gene encoding homeodomain-interacting protein kinase 2-like, protein MECSNFAVTVECQISSPTCSYMMEELLGAGSFGEVVQCRKLSSGETVALKVIKDSSKMEDAKDEERVLIELKEHGSDRFNIVCWNDSFTFQGQFCLEFEKLDMSLHQLLEWRLPLSLMEIRPVLQQLTTALQFLKSVGIVHCDLKPDNIMVVDHLQLPLKVKVIDFGLALHASELSRGMTVQSMWYRCPEVLLGHECTEAIDVWSLGCVAVELLLGRALFDGSDEYGMLSQISTTLGKLPASLLDAGIFTSCFFRKKAKKWRLKNRAEMVTTYDGTQPLNKLSDLLEVHFVRPINCSDEDWHAMQCDLESFVNAVATMLHMDPSKRSRPCQILEHPFVTMSHLDGKFPNSAYVKLWRDCMEVGRTCQNKETSARPIWSTSSFTCGDHAIGPRMLDQSVITFSSANSLPQSNNRVRKRKREEDDDEIVCCASAASKRSNRDAEVIYMSSIDSSRKGGGEMKHQAHKRLLHLECGDATIQWKTNKAATVAHDAKEPEGQICEL, encoded by the exons ATGGAGTGTTCCAACTTTGCAGTGACTGTGGAGTGCCAGATCTCCTCTCCCACCTGCAGCTATATGATGGAGGAACTTTTAGGGGCCGGGTCATTTGGCGAAGTGGTCCAGTGTAGGAAGTTGTCATCGGGCGAGACTGTGGCTTTGAAGGTGATCAAGGACAGTAGCAAGATGGAGGATGCCAAGGATGAG GAGCGCGTTCTGATTGAGCTGAAAGAACACGGCTCGGACCGGTTCAATATTGTCTGCTGGAACGATTCCTTCACCTTCCAGGGGCAGTTTTGCCTGGAGTTTGAGAAGCTCGACATGAGTCTACATCAGCTGCTCGAGTGGCGCCTCCCTCTGTCACTGATGGAGATCCGGCCTGTTCTGCAGCAG ctGACAACCGCACTGCAGTTCCTGAAGAGTGTAGGGATCGTGCATTGTGATCTGAAGCCAGACAACATCATGGTGGTGGACCACCTGCAACTGCCGCTGAAGGTGAAAGTTATCGACTTTGGCTTGGCACTGCATGCCTCGGAGCTGTCACGGGGAATGACCGTGCAGAGCATGTGGTACCG GTGCCCCGAAGTGCTGCTGGGACACGAGTGTACGGAGGCTATCGATGTGTGGTCTTTGGGCTGTGTTGCCGTTGAGCTTCTGCTGGGTCGAGCTCTGTTTGATGGCTCTGATGAGTACGGCATG CTGTCACAGATCAGCACCACACTTGGAAAGCTGCCAGCCAGCCTCCTCGACGCCGGCATATTCACTTCGTGCTTCTTCCGCAAGAAAGCCAAGAAGTGGAGGTTGAAG AACAGAGCCGAAATGGTCACAACGTACGATGGAACTCAACCTTTAAACAAGCTGTCAGATCTGCTGGAG GTTCATTTTGTGCGACCCATCAACTGCAGTGATGAGGACTGGCATGCTATGCAGTGTGACCTGGAGAGCTTTGTGAACGCAGTTGCTACAATGCTCCACATGGACCCGAGTAAAAGGTCGAGGCCGTGCCAAATTCTGGAGCACCCATTTGTTACCATGAGCCACTTAGATGGCAAATTTCCAAACAGTGCTTA cgtcaaACTCTGGCGCGACTGCATGGAGGTGGGTCGAACGTGTCAGAACAAGGAAACCTCCGCGAGGCCCATTTGGAGCACGTCAAGCTTCACATGTGGCGATCATGCGATTGGGCCCAGGATGTTGGACCAGTCGGTCATCACATTCAGCAGCGCCAATTCCTTGCCTCAAAGTAACAACAGAGTGAGGAAAAGGAAAcgtgaggaggatgatgatgaaatcGTCTGCTG TGCTTCAGCTGCAAGTAAAAGAAGCAACAGAGATGCAGAAGTCATCTACATGTCTTCAATTGACAGCTCCAGGAAGGGCGGCGGTGAAATGAAACACCAGGCACACAAAC GACTCCTCCACTTGGAATGTGGCGATGCCACAATCCAATGGAAGACGAACAAAGCAGCGACAGTGGCACACGATGCAAAAGAACCCGAGGGGCAGATCTGTGAACTGTAG